The following proteins are encoded in a genomic region of Actinopolymorpha sp. NPDC004070:
- a CDS encoding DUF6458 family protein yields the protein MGLGSGIFLIVIGAILYGAVDVDLPYVDDDALGLILLLAGLAVVIVAAVLRADRPEAGVGTGILLIAAGAVLYFAVDADLPYIADDAMGAILMAAGAIAIGATAAMSRRRTPSRRSVDGYYRP from the coding sequence ATGGGCCTGGGATCCGGCATCTTTCTGATCGTGATCGGGGCAATCCTGTACGGCGCGGTCGACGTCGATCTTCCCTACGTCGACGACGACGCGCTCGGGCTGATCCTGTTGCTGGCCGGCCTGGCCGTCGTGATCGTGGCGGCGGTCCTGCGTGCGGACCGCCCCGAGGCAGGGGTGGGGACCGGCATCCTGCTGATCGCCGCCGGCGCCGTTCTGTACTTCGCGGTCGACGCGGACCTCCCGTACATCGCCGACGACGCGATGGGCGCGATCCTGATGGCCGCCGGTGCGATCGCGATCGGCGCGACCGCGGCCATGAGCCGCCGCCGGACGCCGAGCCGAAGGTCTGTGGACGGCTACTACCGGCCCTGA
- a CDS encoding polysaccharide lyase family 8 super-sandwich domain-containing protein, with protein MGISRRQLLSLLPTAGLATAIMPERAGAQALVTGDAGAAPAGQTDAVDAVDTDAARLLANTVAIFAGVAETNDRPEVAAKLAGIDRTARTWLAAMKGADGPGDELFAGVPLGTSDPNLTASFQHLYEIALATCVQGGPASDLHGNTAVRRRVIDGLAWLHANYYGDQAKGYYGNWFNWEIGTSTNVSRTLVLLADELSAYRPDLTRTYVASMDAYLRNGKDGDVDLDSRFHTGANLADITTNRILQGAVLGDQARVAKALSDQLTVFATVDPYHLQHGVTDGYHADGSFIQHDSVAYTGSYGKGLLTRVVQTLKILDGTGYVRGDDLVSVVEGWVRNGFAPLIFEGWMMEVVKGRAVSRTTTGYADVAVVVEAVVDLSSVADGAAAEALKGYVKFIRETSRAALDPAKFVSPVSVARYADIVADDSTEAQDLNPASRSVAFNAMDRHVHLRPGYAFALARSSDRISTYEYMNGENLLPWFQGDGAYYLYLSGQDQSQAYGVDYFTTVSPYALAGVTSPVQQRKTIPELYGTPYYDNPDHPLNFTASSESQNTYVYFPRGTNRHSGGATLGAYGAAAMIQSDDVAYAAKQKGLLPDDFVVYQNATARKSWFMLDEEIVVLAAGVGDPAGRAVLTTVDSRTAAPTDTITISGRRRDGGAWAGAGTADLAWLRYANADQGTSVGYVFLDTTGPVRVTSERVTRSLRVVRTANPDAPVTRSVFGVHLDHAPGIAPSSLAYALVPNATERQLGSYGEGRVVVAANTTQVQAVRHTGLGLTAVNTFGAGAHNVAGVRVDGPASVLVHRLRYGRTEVAVADPTTDRATITVVLRGRPLTAVAPAEGVRVSPVAGGTRLDVDTSQLYGGSRTVTLAAGGQRESIASL; from the coding sequence ATGGGGATCAGCCGCCGTCAGTTGTTGTCGCTCCTGCCGACCGCCGGGCTGGCGACGGCGATCATGCCCGAACGCGCGGGAGCGCAGGCCCTCGTCACCGGTGACGCGGGCGCCGCGCCGGCCGGTCAGACAGACGCGGTGGACGCCGTGGATACCGACGCCGCCCGGCTGCTCGCCAACACCGTCGCGATCTTCGCCGGCGTCGCCGAGACCAACGACCGTCCCGAGGTCGCCGCCAAGCTGGCCGGCATCGACCGGACCGCGCGCACCTGGCTGGCCGCGATGAAGGGCGCCGACGGACCGGGCGATGAGCTGTTCGCCGGTGTCCCGCTGGGCACGAGTGACCCCAACCTCACCGCGTCGTTCCAGCATCTGTACGAGATCGCGCTCGCCACCTGCGTCCAGGGCGGCCCGGCGTCGGACCTGCACGGAAACACCGCGGTGCGGCGCCGGGTGATCGACGGCCTGGCCTGGCTGCACGCGAACTACTACGGCGACCAGGCCAAGGGTTACTACGGCAACTGGTTCAACTGGGAGATCGGCACCTCCACCAACGTCAGCAGGACGCTGGTGCTGCTGGCCGATGAGCTGAGCGCCTACCGTCCCGACCTCACGCGGACGTACGTCGCGTCGATGGACGCCTATCTGCGCAACGGCAAGGACGGCGACGTCGACCTCGACTCCCGCTTCCACACCGGCGCGAACCTCGCCGACATCACCACCAACCGAATCCTGCAGGGCGCGGTGCTCGGCGATCAGGCCCGGGTCGCCAAGGCGCTGTCCGATCAGCTCACGGTCTTCGCCACCGTGGATCCGTACCACCTCCAGCACGGTGTGACCGACGGCTACCACGCCGACGGGTCGTTCATCCAGCACGACTCGGTCGCCTACACCGGTTCCTACGGCAAGGGCCTGTTGACACGGGTCGTGCAGACGCTGAAGATCCTCGACGGCACCGGCTACGTCCGCGGCGACGACCTCGTCTCGGTGGTCGAAGGCTGGGTGCGCAACGGGTTCGCCCCGCTGATCTTCGAGGGCTGGATGATGGAGGTGGTCAAGGGCCGGGCGGTCTCCCGGACCACCACCGGGTACGCCGACGTGGCCGTCGTGGTCGAGGCGGTCGTCGACCTGTCGAGCGTCGCCGACGGTGCCGCGGCCGAAGCCTTGAAGGGCTACGTGAAGTTCATCCGCGAGACGTCGCGGGCCGCGCTCGACCCGGCAAAGTTCGTCTCGCCGGTGAGTGTCGCGCGGTACGCCGACATCGTCGCCGACGACTCGACTGAGGCGCAGGACCTCAACCCCGCTTCGCGAAGCGTGGCGTTCAACGCGATGGACCGGCACGTCCACCTGCGTCCCGGCTACGCGTTCGCGCTGGCCCGCAGCTCCGACCGGATCAGCACCTACGAGTACATGAACGGCGAGAACCTCCTGCCGTGGTTCCAAGGCGACGGCGCCTACTACCTCTACCTGTCCGGCCAGGATCAGAGTCAGGCCTACGGCGTCGACTACTTCACCACCGTGTCGCCGTACGCGCTGGCCGGGGTCACCTCGCCGGTCCAGCAGCGGAAGACGATCCCGGAGCTGTACGGAACGCCGTACTACGACAACCCCGACCACCCGCTCAACTTCACCGCGTCGTCGGAGTCGCAGAACACCTACGTCTACTTCCCGCGCGGCACCAACCGGCACTCTGGAGGTGCGACCCTCGGTGCCTACGGCGCGGCCGCGATGATCCAGTCCGACGACGTGGCCTACGCCGCCAAGCAGAAGGGCCTGCTGCCGGACGACTTCGTGGTCTACCAGAACGCCACCGCGCGCAAGTCGTGGTTCATGCTGGACGAGGAGATCGTCGTCCTCGCCGCGGGAGTGGGCGATCCGGCAGGGAGGGCGGTGCTCACCACGGTCGATTCCCGGACCGCCGCGCCGACGGACACGATCACGATCAGCGGCCGGCGGCGGGACGGGGGCGCGTGGGCCGGCGCGGGCACCGCCGACCTGGCGTGGCTGCGGTACGCCAACGCCGACCAGGGGACCTCGGTCGGGTACGTCTTCCTCGACACCACCGGACCGGTCCGCGTCACGTCCGAGCGGGTCACCCGCAGCCTGCGGGTGGTGCGTACCGCCAATCCCGACGCTCCGGTGACCAGGTCGGTGTTCGGCGTCCACCTGGACCACGCGCCCGGAATCGCGCCGTCCTCGCTGGCGTACGCGCTGGTGCCGAACGCCACCGAACGCCAGTTGGGTTCCTACGGCGAGGGACGCGTCGTCGTGGCGGCGAACACCACGCAGGTGCAGGCCGTCCGCCACACCGGGCTCGGGCTGACCGCGGTGAACACCTTCGGTGCGGGCGCGCACAACGTCGCGGGCGTGCGGGTCGACGGTCCGGCGTCGGTGCTGGTGCACAGGCTTCGCTACGGACGGACCGAGGTCGCCGTCGCCGACCCCACCACGGACCGGGCCACGATCACGGTGGTGCTGCGCGGCCGGCCGCTGACCGCGGTCGCGCCGGCCGAGGGCGTCCGGGTGAGCCCAGTCGCGGGCGGAACCCGGCTGGACGTGGATACCTCCCAGCTGTATGGCGGCAGCCGCACGGTCACCCTGGCCGCGGGCGGCCAGCGGGAGTCGATCGCCTCGTTGTAG
- the pknB gene encoding Stk1 family PASTA domain-containing Ser/Thr kinase, with the protein MTPNDRAQPGPDGPTGDAERTVPRRVLGGRYELHEELGRGGMAVVWAGIDLRLGRRVAVKTMRPEHATDSTFQARFRREAQSAASLNHHSIVAVYDNGEGELNGVSVPYIVMEYVEGRTLRDILHEGRPILPERALEVVAEVLDALEYSHRAGIVHRDVKPANVMVTPAGDVKVMDFGIARALSDVSAGLTQTAAVIGTAQYLSPEQARSEQVDARSDVYSTGCLLYELLTGRPPFVGDSPVSVAYQHVREEPRPPSAVSPRVPTEADRIAMHALRKNPADRYQSAGQMRADIQRALDGRDVLAAEAPTVAAAAAAPVPADATARFAPSADLEPGWGETAEERRPSPHDRDGRDDRDDGKRRALPWVLAVVGLVLLGVLAFAAYQLIDGQSAQTTSSPSLLGKTESQAKAILAAKNLKLGDTTDKPSDDAPKGEIIAQDPAPGGSVRVGGAVDVTVSSGKPEVRIPEVVGDQMSEARTKLEEAGFRVRDKEDKQSSKPGGEVTKVDPPEGSLVLKNSLVTIYHSTGLTEVPDVTKKDEGEAKAILEDAGFKVRTIREENADADPGTVLSQIPEAGARREAGTRVTIVVAKEPKATSEPTPTDTPTPTDSPSPSPTPTDDNNGRGLPDLPGLP; encoded by the coding sequence ATGACCCCCAACGACCGGGCACAGCCCGGCCCCGACGGCCCCACCGGCGACGCGGAGCGCACGGTGCCGCGGCGCGTGCTCGGTGGCCGGTACGAGCTGCACGAGGAGCTCGGGCGCGGAGGCATGGCCGTGGTGTGGGCGGGTATCGACCTGCGGCTGGGCCGCCGGGTCGCGGTGAAGACCATGCGCCCCGAGCACGCCACCGACTCGACGTTCCAGGCGAGGTTCCGCCGGGAGGCGCAGTCGGCCGCGTCGCTCAACCACCACTCGATCGTCGCGGTCTACGACAACGGCGAGGGCGAGCTGAACGGCGTCTCGGTGCCGTACATCGTGATGGAGTACGTCGAGGGCCGGACGCTGCGCGACATCCTCCACGAGGGCCGGCCCATCCTGCCCGAGCGTGCCCTCGAGGTGGTGGCGGAGGTGCTCGACGCCCTCGAGTACAGCCACCGCGCCGGGATTGTCCACCGCGACGTCAAGCCGGCCAACGTGATGGTCACCCCCGCCGGCGACGTCAAGGTCATGGACTTCGGCATCGCCCGGGCGCTCAGCGACGTCTCGGCCGGGCTCACCCAGACCGCCGCCGTGATCGGCACCGCGCAGTACCTCTCCCCGGAGCAGGCACGCAGTGAGCAGGTCGACGCCCGCAGTGACGTCTACTCCACCGGCTGCCTGCTGTACGAACTCCTCACCGGCCGGCCGCCGTTCGTCGGCGACTCGCCGGTCTCGGTCGCCTATCAGCACGTACGCGAGGAGCCGCGGCCGCCGTCCGCGGTCTCCCCCCGGGTGCCGACGGAGGCCGACCGGATCGCGATGCACGCCCTGCGCAAGAACCCCGCCGACCGCTACCAGAGCGCGGGGCAGATGCGCGCCGACATCCAGCGGGCGCTGGACGGCCGGGACGTCCTCGCCGCGGAGGCGCCGACCGTGGCGGCCGCCGCGGCCGCCCCGGTGCCGGCCGACGCAACCGCGCGGTTCGCGCCCTCGGCCGACCTCGAGCCCGGGTGGGGAGAGACCGCCGAGGAGCGGCGCCCTTCGCCGCACGACCGCGACGGCCGCGACGACCGGGACGACGGGAAGCGCCGGGCGCTGCCGTGGGTGCTCGCCGTGGTGGGGCTGGTCCTGCTCGGGGTGCTCGCCTTCGCGGCGTACCAGCTCATCGACGGCCAGTCGGCGCAGACCACCAGCTCACCCAGCCTGCTCGGCAAGACCGAGTCCCAGGCAAAGGCGATCCTGGCGGCGAAGAACCTCAAGCTGGGCGACACCACGGACAAGCCGAGTGACGACGCCCCGAAGGGCGAGATCATCGCCCAGGATCCCGCGCCCGGAGGCTCGGTGCGCGTCGGCGGCGCGGTCGACGTCACGGTGTCCAGCGGGAAGCCGGAGGTCCGGATCCCGGAGGTGGTGGGTGACCAGATGTCCGAGGCGCGGACGAAGCTGGAGGAGGCCGGGTTCCGCGTCCGGGACAAGGAGGACAAGCAGTCCAGCAAGCCTGGAGGCGAGGTGACCAAGGTGGACCCGCCGGAGGGTTCGCTGGTGCTCAAGAACTCCCTGGTGACGATCTACCACTCCACCGGGCTGACCGAGGTACCCGACGTCACCAAGAAGGACGAGGGCGAGGCGAAGGCGATCCTCGAGGACGCCGGCTTCAAGGTGCGGACGATCCGGGAGGAGAACGCCGACGCCGACCCCGGCACCGTGCTGTCGCAGATTCCCGAGGCCGGTGCGCGCCGGGAAGCCGGGACCCGGGTGACGATCGTGGTGGCGAAGGAGCCCAAGGCCACGTCGGAACCCACCCCGACGGACACGCCGACGCCCACCGACTCCCCGTCCCCGAGCCCGACGCCGACCGACGACAACAACGGCCGGGGACTTCCCGACCTGCCCGGCCTTCCCTGA